Genomic segment of Syngnathus acus chromosome 10, fSynAcu1.2, whole genome shotgun sequence:
AAGTGCTATAAATTGAGAGGTAGAGTTCAAAATTAAGAGAGTAAGCACAAGAAGTTTTAGTCTTTCGCTGTGTGATGTCAAACTGTGGTTGAGGGAAATAGGTTAAGGGAGGAGCACAAGGAATATTCAAACAAACCAattcaaaaacttttttttttataagatACAGGAATGAGGGTTATTGATTTCCAGCATAGTCGACCCCTAACGGGAACAGCCGAAAgaagattgtttttctttttctctttgcttGTTTATGTTATGCTAGTGTATATCAGTTTCATATTGGAATaaaccaaaccaaaccaaaTCGATGATGTTATTATGTTTTAACTACGggatgttgtctttttttctttccaactgGCTTACCTTAAGTAGAATCTCACAGTGCATTGTAGCCTATTGTAGAATCTGGGTCGGTTATATTGGACACGTTGTTGCAAAGTAAAGATAAACAGTCCTCACGGCTGCCAGAAAGAAGACTAAGAAGACAATAAGAAGAAGGCGGCGAAGAAGACCATAGATATACAACAgcaagtgtttgtgtttggctgTGTTGATAACTCATTGTAttctttttgtaattttgaCGCAGTTTGGTTTGTTATGAATTAGACATGCAGCTAGGATACAAGCCACGTGTCATTTTATAAACAGGTTTTTTACAGACTATCACAGTAAAATCACGATGCATTCATGCCTTAAATAGCAGCCAGGCGTTCTTCCTGTATAGTACGTACTGTATGTGTGAATTTTAAGGTAGAAAAAACTTTAATCTCTATGATCCTTCGCCATACACTGGCCTGCAGCATACAGGGTGATTTGTCTTCAAGGCAGGGTAAAGCAACCCCAATATTGGCACTTATGTgatagaaattaaaaaaagatatatcaTTAAATATATTACTGATATTATTGGATAGACATTGCTAATGGTGCTGGAGAGTGTACATATAAGTAATAGCAAGGAGCACAGGGTCCCTTTAATTTAACTGCATGTCcctgtcagttttttttttccccgtatTGAATGTAGAACGTTTGGGATTAAACAAATCTTGTGGCTTCTTTGATTGGAGCTGTTGAGGAGAAGACATTTTTACTGATGCCACACTTTAATTTTATTACTATATCTGTCCCCCTTGGCAGAGAACAAGTCACAACATCCTGCTTGATGGATAAGGCATTTGAGTAAACCTTCAGTTACTTCTGTCTAACCCACCAGCGGGTTACAATCTGACAGCTGTCATGTATAACAATGCAAGTCTGCACATCTGACGCCTCTAAGCGTGGCTAACTTGCATAGCAGTTGGACTCCTGTAAGCCACATGTGGCTATCGCATTGCAGATCGAGGGCAAACTGTTAAACCTTGTGATTTGCATACTTGACAAATAATCATCAGTGTCATCCACATTCTAATGACATAATTGATTGCTTGACATTATAATCACCCATACCTGCCAGTTGATCCATGCAGTCAGAGAGCGACTGCAACTCTCCGAGGATATATTCCAGATCAATGTGGGTGGCTGACGAACTCTGCTCAGTGCTTGACCCTGTGTTATTCATCTgggaaaaaaccaaaaacaaaaaacaataacacgaGGAAATTACTTAAATGTTACATTTCACTTTGTGAAATTGTGTCTGaacaattataattattagCTGTCATAAATCAAAGACAGACCATATTTTTAGTCTGAACGTGTACTTTTATTAGaatttttaaacatatttgAATGACAGTCTTACAATAAAGTACATGCAGTATTAACAATTGAGTGTGTAGATATGTCGGTTAGTATTAGGAAATATGAACAACACAGGATTGAAAAGTTCACATCCGAGTGTGTGGCGTGTCAGTGGGAGCTGGTTCCAGCAGCCGGCTCCCTCCCACTGCGTTGGAGCATTTACGATGAGCCTCCTCGAGAAGCAACATTGAACCCCAACATTCGGGGCTGGTCCGCAGAGTCGCCATCTCGTGGGCCATCAGCGTAAGTTGGGCTACAAGTGGACAGAACTGCAGTTCACTTGCACTGTACTAGACTCGGACCGACAAAATGTCCCCGATTTTAACGATACTCAGTAAAAGGCCACACGTTTCGCACCAGATATGTTTCCCGTGTCTTCAATCATTCTTTCCAAATGCCCGATGAGTTCCAACGGGTTTTCGACGCCTGTTTGGTCCCCAGAAGGCAATATAGAGTAGGCCATCTGCCGAACAAACCGACAAGTCCACAAATAGATTCTAACACGAGACATCGTTCAGCCATTTCGGATTACGACGCTGACGTCTATAGACGACATAAATGTATCATGCTAGGTTGCTAGGTCATTTTAGCTTCACCAATATCCACGCCTTTTTGACAATTTATTCGGAGAAACAGCCGAATTAACTCCCAGATAGCAGGCTCAGAATAAATATGTGTTtagtcaaatcaaataaaaagtctCACAATTTACGTTAGGCGAGGTTTTAGGGTCAGTCAGTAGACCTAGGCAGTTGACAGCTATGACAATGGTGAACACTAGGCACACTGaattttattgaaaaacaCTTAAACCACGCCCAcaattaaattacattaatttgatgagtaaaaacaatttcataaaatacatctatctatctatctatctatctatctatctatctatctatctatctatctatctatctatctatctatctatctatctatctaaaaatatcacaaataaaaataaaacaattgaaaattacaatataaatattaaaagatGATAAAATGATATTAATTCCAACCTTGTTCCAGATATATAATTGTGTCAGTTAAAACGGGTTGTCAATATGTGAAGCAATAAACATACAAATTGCGGAATGTTCCATTCGCTTTGATGGCAAAAATCCATTTTGACAAGACATTTACTACATTTACTAATCTTTGTataaagaaaatcacattttattttgagatgAATTTGCGCAATAAAATGAGAATGACTGAAATAACTAAGATTTAAGAAAATAGTCTTGAGCAAGGTTAAACAAAACGCCTGGAGCAATTGTACAATCccaaggagaaaaaaagggcTACTCACCTAAGGAAAGAACCAATCAAATGAGAGTGGGGGCGTTTCCAGGGAACAGATATAGCAGGTATGACAGGTGACATTTGAACATAGAGCAAGGGCAAAGCTGACAGGCAAAGAGAACAGATAACACCATTTGGATCAGATCACTACCTTCAAGAGCTTAAACAGAAGTCGGAGAAAGATTTTGATACAGACGCCAAGAAAACTGAAGGTTAAAGAGGCTCTCTTCAAGGTAAGAAGAAACACCGCCACGACAATGTCTGCGTTTGAGGCCCAGGAACAGTCTCCTCCACGTTGCGGCCCTCAGTTTCCGAGCCTCGGCCAGGAGCCCCCTGAACTCAGCATGTACAGTGACTGTTACTACCCTCCGCCATCCCTGCCAAGTCCTCAGCGCACCACACCGACCTCCTATGAGCTGGGTGACTTCAGCACCACGTCCCCAAACCCTTACCTTTGGTTCAACGGCCCCGGGCTCAACACACCATCGTACCTGACTTCCAACGGTCCACCCGGGAACCCGGGCCCTCCCTTCGTCCCGCAGCACTATGGCATGCAGAGGCCTTACCTGGGCTCAGCTGGAGCAGGAGGCCCAGGAGGGGAGTTGAGCTGGTTCTCCCTCCCCTCACAAGAAGACTTGATGAAGCTCGTCAGGCCGCCTTATTCTTACTCGGCTCTCATCGCCATGGCTATCCACGGAGCACCCGACCGTCGGCTGACCCTGAGTCAGATATATCAGTATGTTGCAGACAACTTTCCTTTCTACAACAAGAGTAAAGCAGGATGGCAGAATTCCATCAGACACAACCTGTCGCTAAATGACTGCTTCAAAAAAGTACCAAGAGATGAAGACGATCCAGGTAATACTTTGagaataatatttttatttgtttttctctttttatttttttcattgtacATCCTGTATCGTTAACAATTTTTGCCGGATGTCACTTAACAGGCAAGGGCAACTACTGGACACTCGATCCAAACTGTGAAAAGATGTTCGACAATGGAAACTTCCGCCGCAAAAGGAAGAGAAAGTCTGACTCCCTCTCTGGAGTCGACGGTAGTTCAGGAGCCGCAGAGTCAGGTGAAAGTGAGAGGGGCAGCCCCAAACACTCTGCCAACTCTTCCCTTAACATCTCCCAAACGCCAGACAGAATTCCTTCACCATCATCATCCAGTGCTGCACCTTGTCTGAGCAGCTTCCTGTCTGAGATGTCTGGAGTGTCCGGTGGATCACCCAATGATGTGGGAGGTGATGCATTGAGCAGACCCCTGCAGGTCAACCTCCCTATCGATGGGCCACACAGGCTTCCACAGGCTGCGAGTTTTAATAGCTACTCTCCAAACTCTGCTGGGCGAGAGTGGCTTCCACAGGTGCAAGCGCCCCCTATGCTCTCCTCTTCACCCACCCACTCTTCACTAGGGTACACTAGTCCCATCCTCAGCCAGTATAGTACGTCCTTCTATCCCCCGCTGGGCTCAACAGGAATCATCTATCAACGCGAGGGCACTGAAGTGTAATTTTACAATGAACTGATTGGTATAGACGAGACATTTCACAGaaattagttttgttttgcagtagACATTAGTTGTCACTTTGAGAGgctaacacacgcacacacacacacacacacacacactaagcaTGTTTGCGCTGACAGAGACAGTTGAGGTCACAAAAGCATGTGACAACAGATTTAAAAACCTTAGATTCCCACAGAAACATCCGAG
This window contains:
- the foxi3b gene encoding forkhead box protein I3b; this encodes MSAFEAQEQSPPRCGPQFPSLGQEPPELSMYSDCYYPPPSLPSPQRTTPTSYELGDFSTTSPNPYLWFNGPGLNTPSYLTSNGPPGNPGPPFVPQHYGMQRPYLGSAGAGGPGGELSWFSLPSQEDLMKLVRPPYSYSALIAMAIHGAPDRRLTLSQIYQYVADNFPFYNKSKAGWQNSIRHNLSLNDCFKKVPRDEDDPGKGNYWTLDPNCEKMFDNGNFRRKRKRKSDSLSGVDGSSGAAESGESERGSPKHSANSSLNISQTPDRIPSPSSSSAAPCLSSFLSEMSGVSGGSPNDVGGDALSRPLQVNLPIDGPHRLPQAASFNSYSPNSAGREWLPQVQAPPMLSSSPTHSSLGYTSPILSQYSTSFYPPLGSTGIIYQREGTEV